The following is a genomic window from Opitutaceae bacterium.
ACGAAGATCTCGTCGTTGAACTTGCGCGTGCCCTTGAGCCAGACCGGCTGACTCCACTGGGTGCCGCCAGTGGCGACGAGGCGGCCATCGATCACGCCGGCGGCCATGCCTGCGTAACCAATGGGATCCGGGATGGGTGCGAGCAGTTTCCAGCCGTGGAGCGGGACGGATGCGGATGAAGCAGACATAGTGGAAATGAAAAGTGTGACGACCAAAGCACGGATCATGCGGATCCCGTTCCGAGCCGGGCATGATTCGATGGAAAATGAACTCATGGGTGCAAAAACGCTATGCGCCTTCGCGCCACTGGAGGCGAAGATCGCGTGCGACGGTGCACGCGTCCCGCCATGTGTCGCCGAAGCAGCTCAGGCGATAGGCGGGCGCAGCGTGGCCGAGCTCAGGCACGACGAGCACGGGGAAATCGCCCGACGCCTGGCGCAAGTGGCCGAGCAGCGACCGCGTGTAGGCGAGCCAGTGTCGATATTCGGGGGTCCGTCGACCCCGGGAATCAAGCGCGGGGAGCTGGCAATGATGTCCATTGAACGGGCGCAGGTGAAACTGTGTCGCGGCAGCCAGCAGCGCCGTTGGGTCGCGCAGCCGCTCCCAGAGCTGATCCTCGCGCAAGTGGCGCACGACGGCGAAGTGCGATTGATCCAGGCACAGCGGCAGCGGCTCGCCCGTCGCGCGCTCGAACTCGCGGCATAGCGCCAGCGTGGCCTCGGGCGTCTCGGTGAACGTATCGCGGTGTGTCTCGATCGCGAACGGCAGAGCCAGCTCGCGCGCCACGTCGCGGATGCGGACAGCCAGTTTCACCGCCTCGGCAAGGGGTGTGTCGAAGTCGCCAAGCTGCACGTCGATCGCGAGAGCACCGAGTTCAAGGGCTCCGGTGAAAGCGGGCGCAACCTTCCCCGGGGCGTCAATGCTGGTTACGGCAAGATAGCGCAGCGTGCCACGATCGGCGACCTCGGGGCGCGGCGGGGAAAAAATCCCTTCAAAGCCCGCCGTGCGCATGGTGGCGAACTTCCTCGCCCAGGACCACTCGCGCCGCGCAGTCGGATACTGGCGAAGCGACCAGGCCGATGCGAAGAGCCAGAGCGGGCGATCCGGAGACGCGGATTTCATCGGCCAGGGAGACGAAGCGCAAAAACGTCGGCGTCCTTGAGAATGAACTTCAGGCGGACAGTCTGGCCGCGAAGCGGTGTCAGGTCCGAAGTGGCCGCCCACGATACGGTGCGATCGACCGAATCGCCGACCATGACCGGACATTCCTGAAGCGTGTAGCCCGGGATGGCTTCGCCGTCAGGCGTCTGGATCTCAACCCGCAGGCCACCGGCGGCGGAGGTCGAGTAGTTGAGCGCGAGGCGCGCCCCTTCGACGACGAATGGCTTGGTCAGCATTTCGCCTCCCGCATAACCGGCGGAGACGGAAGCGAAACCGTCCAGGCGCAGCGTGTAGCGGCCGAGGTGGGCCGTGGGTTGAACGTAGTTTTGTCCGACGTAAATCGACAATTCATTCGGCCCGGTCTGCACAAGTCCCGTCGCGGGAACTCCGTTGCGCGAAACCCAGTTGCCCTTGTCGAGTCCCGGCCGGACGAAGGCCTCCATGAAGGTGCGATCGTAGCGGGTGCCGCCGCGCGTGGTCATGAAGACCGTATCGGAAACCTCGTTCGGAATATTGTGGTTGTGGCCGGTGATCGCGCGGAAGCCCTTGCCCAGCTTCTGTTCGTCCATTTCCGCGTCGGTGAGGAAACGGCGGTCGTGCACGAGGCGCATCGGTGTCGCGAGATAGATGTGCGGCGCGCGGAAGTACGGGCGCGTGTGGTTGGTGTAGAGCTCCTCGAGCGGCGTGTCGCCGAAGGTCATGCGCAGGCCCGGAGTCCAGTTGACGAGATCCTTCGACGTCGTGCGCGCGATGCTGCGGAATCCGTCGACCCGGAATTTCTGCGCGTAGTCGGTCCAGCCCGTGAACACGCGGAAATAGAGCACGTAGCACTGCTCGACCTCCGACCAGAAACCAACGTTCAGCGAATCGAAGGCGCCGTCCTTGAAGACCGGCTGGTCGCGCCACTTGCGCCACTGGAGTCCATCGGGCGACACGAGCACATAGAGCCCCTGCGGTGACTGCCCGCTGATGGCCTTGTAGCGTTCGTCGGCGGGGACGCCGGGACGGGTGTCCAAAAACGGACTGATGCTCTGCGTCCAAGGATCCTCTCTTGGAGCCGGCGCGAGCAGAATGTTGTTTTCCTTCGAGCCCTGAAACTCGACCAGGCCCAGCTTCGGCTTGGTCCAGACGATGCCATCCCGGCTTTCGGCATAACAGAAATAGGAGGTCGATTCCTCCGACTTTCCGGCGCTCGCATCGCGCGGTCCTCCGCGATAGTACATCCGGTGGATCCCGTTGTCGTGGATGATTGTCGCGTAACCCGAGGCATCCCGATCCCAGGGATCGTTGAACGGAACCGCAACGCCCGCGTAGTGCGGGTGGTGGAGTTTCAATTCCGCGCCATCAAGACGGTCTATCAGAAACCGGTCGACAAACAGCTCGAGGCGATTGCCGATGCGGAGCGGTTCGGCGGTGAGGCTGGCGATTGCACTCGCAACAGCGAGCAGTGACAGGGCGTGACGGAGCAGGTTCATGATTTCGTGGATGAATACGGGGCGGCGGGATCGATGCCGTGGGCGCGGGCGTACCAGAAGCCGAGGGAGTAGAAGGCCAGTGCGTCACCCTGGAGGACATTGAGCATCCAGCGCGTCGGCGGCGGCATGACACCTTCCGGGTCCATGAACCACTTCAAGTGTTCCTTGGAGAGGCCGTTGAAAATCCGCGCGACCCGCACGCGGGCCGCCGCGGCTACGTCAGGAGGGGCGTGGCGGGCAACGATGCTTCCGGTCAGACTCTGGCGTTCGCGGATGCCGACCCAGGCGATCGGGAGCGTGGCATTGTGCAGCAGGAACGGCGAGCGCCAGGTTGCACGGTCCTTGATGGAAAGGGGCAGCTTTTCCCAGGCGCCGGTGAGGGTGTCGACCGTGATGAAATAGTAGGCTGTCAGGTCGTCGCGCTGGCCGGTCTGGGAATACTCCCACCATGCCAGCAAGCCGCGGACGTAGCGGTCTTGTGCGGTGGGTTCGAGCTCGGCGAGGATCTCTGCGCCAATCACGATCTGGACATGAAACTGCCGGTCTTCCGTGCTGATGTAGCTCGGCCTCCCAAGACCTAACATCGTCTCGCGCGGCGTCGGGATGGCGCCGTAGTTCGCGTCGAGGCGCCGGAATTCCGCGAGGCATTCCGGCTCCTGGGTCACCTCGTAGGCCAGGCGATGCATGACAGCCCAGAGAAACATGTGGCGCTGCGCGCGCGGGTTGGACTCCTCGAGGTTCCAGGTCTCGCCGAAGTAATTGATCCGGTATCCCGCGCGCCAGCGTCGCGACACGGCGCTGAAGATCTCGCGGATGCGCTCCCGCGTCTCCGGCGGAGCAATGCGCCAGTAGCGGTAAAGGCCGAAAAGCGGACCGAAGTGCTGCTCGGTGCTCGTATGGTCGGTGGCGCGGCCGTAATAGGGTTTGCCGAAGAAACCGCCGGCGGAGCTCGCACCGCGCACGGGCGTTTCGATGATGCCGGCCTTCTGGACGGGAGCGGTGTCGGCGGATGGCGTCTCATTGAGCCGGTAAACACCGTCGACCGCGCCGAAGGCCCGGCGCGCGGCGGCGAGGGCGGCGGGATCGCGCGTGGCCTCGTAGCGATAGCACTGGGCGGCGAGAAAGAGGCCGGCGATGAACGGGCTGTTCTCGTGACTCATCCACGCATGCGGTTCGGGGCCGGCGATGGTGGAGTCGCCGGGGCCGAAGTCGGACGCAACAAAGGGCCGCTCCTCGTCCCACTTGATGTGCGAGTACATCAGGCCGGCACGATCGTAGTAATGCTCGTCCACAAAGCGGTCGATGAGCGCGATGCGCTCCGGCAGCGGCGTCTCAGGGCGCAGGCCAGCCAAGGGACCGGCGGCGACGAGGGGTGGCAGGAAGAGCGGCAGCAGACTGGTCAACGCACGGAAGCGCGATGCGAAGGCAGGGATGCAGGCTGGCTGTCCCTTAAAGACAGCGCCATGACAGCGACCCATCCAAGCCGCGTCCCTCCGGGAAACACCTGAATGCGCGGCGACGAAAATCATGGCGGGGATCAGGACCAGAGCTTGAGCTGGCGACCTTCCCAATACGACGCGATAATGCCCTCGGGCATCTCGCTGCTGAGGAAGTGGGTGAAGTAGTTCACTGCTGGCGGAATTTGCCTGCCGTCCGGATCGGAGATCCAGAGCAGGTGGCGCGGGCTGAGTTTCTTCAGTGTTGTTGCGGCAAAGTTCACTGCTTCCTCGCGCTGTTCCGGGCAGTGACGGGCAACCAGCATCGCGGTCCACTGGAAACGCGCAAGGCAGTCGGCGTACACCCATTTCGAGGCGAAGGAGAGCATGGGGTGGCCGCCAAGCCACTGCTCGCGCGGCAGACGCGGAGTCATTTCCACCGGCCGCCAGGAGCGGTCCTTGGTTGAAACAAGGAACCAGTAGAGGTAGTCCCACCGCTCCGTGTCGAAGCCCATCGGATGATCGGCCCACCACAGCGCGAGCACGCGTCGCAGCTCGGCCGCGCTGAAGAGATCGGGCACGCACTCATGGATGATGGCGGCGGAGATCGCGGCGAACTGGCAGTGCTGGATCTGCTCCCAGTGCGCGAACTCGCCCTCCTCGACACGGGCGCCGGCAATCCTGTCCCAGGCCTTCGGCTTGTAGACGCCCTTTTGGAACTGCTCGACAATGTAGTCGATGCGCCGGTGCGTCCGCCAGTTGCCGGAGGCGACGACAAACTCGTAGGCGTCGCGGTATTTTCGATCTCCGGAAAATCTGTAGGCTACGGCGACGAGAGCGGCCATGATGGCGTTGTAGTCGGAGCCATCGAGGCGGTTGTTCCAACTGCCGCCGGTCCGGTTGAAAATCGTGTAGTCCACCCGGATCTGGTAGTCCGCGACGGCGATGAACATGGCGCGGATTTCCGCCTGCTCCTCCGCTGAGGCGACGGGATGGAATGTCCACAGCCCCCACATCATGTGCAGGTACTGGTCGCCGGTCGTATGGACCGAGTACTCGAAGTGGAACGGCTTGCCCATGAAGCCCGGATTCCCCGCGTCGACACCAAACTGGTAGATGATCCGCAGCGCCCGGTACGCGACCCGCGCGGCCGCCAGTGCTTCGGGCTCGCCCGTGGCCTGGTAGCGGATGCTCTGCGCGGCGAGGTGCGAGCCGGAGGTCGTGATGGAATTCTCGTTGGTGAAAAAATCCGTGATGGCCTTGAACTTGTGACCGAAGTTGAAGCTGAACTGGTCCATGCCCTCGAAGTCCTCCTGGCGAACAACGCGCAGGCCCTCGTCAGCCACGTAAGGCATGCAAACCATGATCCCGCTGGGATGCTTGCGCGCGGCAAAGGTCAGGCGCTCGACCCGCCGGACCTTTTCCTCGACGGAAAGCCGGTCGAAGCCGGGCAGCAGGTGATCCAGCGCGGCACCGGGCCGGGTTGATGCCGCGCGAGCCGCATCCGCGGCCAAGGCACCCAGCGGCACCGCCAGCCCACCGGCGATCATCGTCTTTAGGAAATCCCGACGGGGTGTGGCAGGTGGCATGAGATCAGCGGAAAAGCAGCGAAGCTCCGCAGATGAGGCCTTGAGCAGAGAAGATGGAACCCGTGCGGAGACTGGGTTCCACCTACGATCAGGAAACGTGTGGCAGCGGACCGTTCAACTTCCCGGGCCTGGGCCGCCCGGGAAACGAAACTGTGCCGCCAGCCATTCTACCAGGTGTAACGAATGGCGAGCTTGGCGTCGAAACCGGGCTCGGTCTGGACGAGACCGTTGGCGGCGATGGCAACAATGTAACGCTCGTCGGTGATGTTGTTGAGATTGAGCTGGGCGCTCCAGTTTTTGCCCCAGGTGTAGCGTGCGAACACGTTGTAAGTGGCGGGAAAATCTATCCAGAAATTCGCATTGCGCTTCCTGCTCTGGTCGAAGTATGTGGCTCCCACGGCGCAGCCCTTGAGCAAACCGGAATTCCATCCATAGCGGACCATCAGGCTTTCCTTCTTGGGAACGAAATCCACCGCCATGAGCGTGGGATCCGCGGCGGTCGCGGAGTTGCCGTCGGCATACGTGGCAATGAGATTGAGTTCCCCGGAATCGGTCGCATGGCGCAATCCAAACTCGTACTCCCAGCCGTCAGCCATGTCGGCCGCCGACTCGATGGCGCCTATGGAACCCGGTGGATTGCCTTCGGGCAGAACTCCGAATGTGCGAACGTGCGTGAGCGACATGTCGTAGTAGGCGATCGAGCCATAGATGGAAACCGACTTGCTGACCTTGTGGTCCAGCTTGACTCCATACTCCTTCATCTTGCCTTCCTGGTTGGAGAGAGGAGGACCGAGCTGGTCATTGCCCTGGAAACGATCCGTGTTTCCAGTCTGCGTGAAGATGTTCTGCGAGTCGGTCCAATAGAGGGAAACCGCGGGAATCGGCCGGATGACAATGCCGTACTTGTGCGTCTTGAATGTCTTGTCCGGACGATCGGTGACAACACCGGTGACATTGTTCTTGTTCGTGCCGCCCGGCATGAACCAACGCAGACCGCCGACAAGCATGAGACGATCCTTCAGAAGAGACAGATTTTCCTGAAAGTAGTAGGACAGGCTCTCCGGACGATTGATGTTCTGGGAGAGGTTGGGCAGGCCGGCACCCGCTACCTTCTGCGCAAAGTAGGCGTCGTCAGCCGGATAGTTGTTGATGTTTGCCGTATCGAGCGCCGGCAGGGTGTTGACCGACTGATCCTGGCGTGTGAACTGATAGTTGGCATCCGCGCCAATCGTCGAATCGAGTGTGAAAGCCTTGGCGGTCAATTTGTGGGTGAAGTCAGCCTGCAGGCTGTGACTGAAGCCATCGATCATCACCGGGATGTCCTGACGCGCCAGGGTATGGTTGTCAGCAGTGATGGTAATGCCCCGCACATGGCGCCGGCGATCGACAAGATTGTTGAAAAAGTATGCCAGTCGAAAGTTGGCGTTCTCCGTCAGCTTGCTGAGCATTGTGAGATTCACGAAGCCATCCTGATTCTCCCAGAACCTGTCCTTGCTGCGACCCGGCGAGAAGCTCTTGGTTGAATAACGATTCAACTTTGCCGCCATCGGATTCTTGGTCGTGCCCTGGATCGTGTTGAAATCGAGGAAGTCCTCCCAGTAGAAGTAGCCATTGTCCTGGAAATAGTAGGCGTTGAGCATCACGATGACGTTCGGCCCGAAGTAACCGGTGAGGGCGCCCCCGACAAATTTCTGATCCTCATTCTCGATCTCCCTGTCCGTATCGGCATTGAGGAGCCCCAGGGTCAGGCGATAGTCGAGCTTGAAGTCCTTCTGGTCAACCAAAGGACCGGTTGTGTTGGCCTGCAGCCGGACATAACTGTTGTTCGAAAGCGTGACATGAAGATCGTTCGATCGCCTGTGGGAAGGCTGCCGGGTGACAAAATTGACGCCGCCTCCGAGAAACGAGTTGTTTCCAATGAGCATGGCGCCGGGACCCTTGATGACCTCGATGCGCTCGACGTCGAACATCGGGTTGCGCTTGAAGGAGGTCTTCGTGACTCCATCGCGCAGCGAGAAGGTCGTTCGAAATCCCCGGATGTTGACGTCATCGTTGATAGTCTGGTTCTGGGTGACGCCCGCCACGCCGAATTGAAGCACCTCGTGGACTTCAACGGCGTTTAGATCCGAGATGACCTGCTGATTGATGATCGATACAGAACCGGGAAGATCCATTACGTTCTTTGCCGTGCGGCTTCCGACCAGAGTCTTGTCGACACGATAGCCCCCGTCATCCTCCGTGGAGACAACAAAGGGGCTGAGCTCGACCGTTTCGTCTTCCGTCTTGGGGACATCAGACTGTCTTGTTGACTGCGCCGATCCAATGCCAGAAGCGGCTATTGCCGCGATTGCGCCGAGTGCACACCGATAGGCGGTGGTAATCAGGGAATTTTTCATGGTGGTAACTAAGTGGGACATGTGTGCGGATATTTGCGTGTATACGTATGTCAAATAAAAAGCGCATGTGAATCCTGATCCTTTAACCAAGGGGCCGGCCGTTGGAAAAATTGCGGGAGCCCCTCGCAGTCTCGCCCGCGGACAACTCCACAATCGGACCGCCATGCTCCCAAATAGCAGCACATCGTCAGAGGTGACAACGGTACGGGATGAGCTCACCTTGGCGAAAAGGGTTTTCCTGATGACGGGCATTCAACTCCACGCCCTGTTCAAGAAGCAGAAAGCACCGAACTCGTTTGAAAAATCGCATTTTGTCGCGTTGACAATATTATTGACATCAGACCTGTTCGAAGAATTTCTTTGTATACAATGCATTCTTACTGCGGTTAAAGATGCGCAAATCCCCCACTGTCCTCATCATCGGCTGTGGCAGCATAGGTGAACGTCACCTGCGCTGCTTCAAGAATACCGACCGCGCCAGCGTGAACGCATGCGATACCAACCCCGCCCTGCTGGCCAGAATGGCTGAGACTTATGGCGTGCCGACCAACGACAACTGGCGCGAGGCGTTCGCCGCGGGGGTGGACGCCGCGGTGATCTGCACGCCGGCACCCTTCCATGTCGAAATGGCAGCCGCCGCCCTGAATGCAGGCGCGCATGTCCTGATCGAAAAACCCCTGTCGCACTCCCTCGCGGGCATCGATGGCCTGCTCGCGGCCCGCGATCGTTGCGCACGTCACGCCACAGTGGCCTACGTGTATCACTGCCATCCCGTTCTCGCGGCAGCCCGCGAGTTCCTTCGTGGCGGCGCATTTGGGCCAATCCTCCAGGCTACCGCGGTCAGCGGCCAGGATTTTCCATTTTTTCGGCCCGCGTATGCCCAGACCTACTATCGCGACCATAGTCTCGGCGGCGGCGCGATCCAGGACGCCATCACCCACGCGGTCAACTGGGTCGAAAGCGTGCTGGGCCCGACGAGCAGTGTGCTCTGCGACTCCGCTCACCTCGCGCTTCCAGGGGTCGCGGTCGAGGACACGGTACACGTCGCCCTGCGTCACGCGGGCGGCGCATTGTCCAGCCTCACGCTCAACCAGTTTCAGGCGCCCAACGAAACGACCTACCAGTTCAACGCGTCTGGCGGGAGCGTGAAAATTGAAATGCACAGGGCCCGGTGGGGGACGTTTGCGCGCGGCGCGGCTGACTGGACCTGGCACGAGATTCCTCCCGTCGACCGCGACGGCCCCTTCATGCTTCAGGCAAACGCATTCCTCGATCTGCTCGAAGGCAAGCCTTCCCGTCTGTGCAGCCTCGAGGCGGCAATAGCCACCCTGCGCTTCAATCTCGCCGCCCTCGCCTCCTCAGCTTCCGGCCATCGCGTCGACTGCGCCTCCCTGCATGCCTGACACCGGCGCACAACCCATCAGACTCGCCATGCTCGGCATGATCCCGGGCAATGGTCATCCGTATTCGTGGTCGGCCATCATCAATGGCTACGACCGCGCCGCCATGGCGCGATGCCCCTACGCCGCGATACCGGGCTATCTGGGCGCGCAGCCGCACGACACAGTGCGAATCCCAAGCGCGCAGGTCACGCACCTGTGGACGGACGATCCGCGGGAGGCGCCGGAGGTCGCCGCCGCCTCGCTCATCCCGCACATTGTCGCGCAACCCGAGGACGTCATCGGCCAGGTCGACGCAGTCCTCATCTCAACCGATGATGGTGCCGACCACGTGCGCCGCGCGCGTCCATTTGTCGAGGCGGGTCTGCCGGTGTTCGTCGACAAGCCAATGGCGACAACGATCGAGGAGCTGCGCCAGTTCATCGCCTGGGAACGCGCGGGCGCACGCATCCTTTCCTCGAGCGGTCTGCGCTACGCACCCGAACTGGCCGGCTTCATCGCAGATCGCGCCAGCCTGGGCGATCTGCGCTGGATGTCGCTCGCAACCGCAAAAACCTGGGAGCGCTACGGCATTCACGTTCTCGAACCCGCTTTCGTCGTGCTCGGCCCGGGGTTTGAATCGGTGCGACTCGAAAGCCGCCCGGGCCTTGAAGTCGCCCACCTGGTTCACAGCAGCGGCGTGCAGGTGACCCTGCCGGTGATCCACGATGGCGGGGGAAGCTTCGGAGCGGTTCAGGCCTGCGGCACCGCCGGACTCTCGCAGTTTCGGTTCACCGACACCTACGCCGCCTTTCGCGGCCAGCTCCTCGCCTGGATCGAGTTTGTCCGCACAGGGGGATCCGCGTATCCATTCGCCCATACGATCGAGATGATGTGCGTCATCATCGCAGGCATCCGCAGCCGTGCGGAAAACTCCCGCCGCGTCGCGATCGACGAAATCCAGGAACTTCTTTGAAACACATGAAACCCAGACCCAGCCGCGTCCTGCGGCTCATTCGAAGCGGCCAGCTGCCGACCGTGTTCAAGTGCAACCTGTCCGATCCCCGTGTCATGGAGATCATCGGGCTGAGCGATGTCGACGCCGTGTGGCTGGACAACGAGCATGTGCCGAACGACTGGATCACCCTCGAGAACCAGATCCGCGCCTCGCGTCTCCACGATATGGATACACTCGTGCGCGTCGGCCGCGGGAGCTACAGCGACTACATCCGGCCCCTCGAGGCGGGTGCAACCGGCATCATCGTGCCGCATGTCGCCAATGAGAAGGAGGCGCGGCAGATCGTCGAATGGGTGCGTTTCCATCCGATCGGGAAACGGGCCCTCGATGGCGGCAATGTCGACGGTAACTTCTGCCTCACCTCCATGGACGACTACATTCGGGCGTCCAACGAGGAGCGCATCGTGATCCTCCAGATCGAATCCCCCGAGGCGCTCGCCGAGGTGGATCACATCGCCGCCGTGCCGGGATTCGACGCCCTGCTGTTCGGTCCGGGCGACTTCAGCCATCGGATCGGGCGCGTGGGCCATCTTGACGATCCGGTCGTTGTCGACGCACGGAAACGCGTCGCCGCGGCAGCGGTTAAGCACGGAAAGTTCGCGATGACCGCAGGTCTGATTGCTCCGCTTCCCGAACTCGTCGCCGAGGGCTACCGGCTTATCGGCATCGGTGCCGATGTTGTCACGCTCGCAAACGGCATCAAGGACCGCCTGAAGAACGTGCGCGGTCAGATCGCTGCACTTCCACCGACCCTGAAGCCTCCCGCGTCCCCCTATGCCTGAAGTCCCGTCCTTTTCCCTTCGGGGCAAAGTGATCGTGCAGTTCGGCGGCACGGGCCTGCTCGGACGTGCGCTCGTGCAGGCGCTGGCCGCGGCCGACGCCACCACAATTGTCGCC
Proteins encoded in this region:
- a CDS encoding Gfo/Idh/MocA family oxidoreductase, translating into MRKSPTVLIIGCGSIGERHLRCFKNTDRASVNACDTNPALLARMAETYGVPTNDNWREAFAAGVDAAVICTPAPFHVEMAAAALNAGAHVLIEKPLSHSLAGIDGLLAARDRCARHATVAYVYHCHPVLAAAREFLRGGAFGPILQATAVSGQDFPFFRPAYAQTYYRDHSLGGGAIQDAITHAVNWVESVLGPTSSVLCDSAHLALPGVAVEDTVHVALRHAGGALSSLTLNQFQAPNETTYQFNASGGSVKIEMHRARWGTFARGAADWTWHEIPPVDRDGPFMLQANAFLDLLEGKPSRLCSLEAAIATLRFNLAALASSASGHRVDCASLHA
- a CDS encoding TonB-dependent receptor, which translates into the protein MKNSLITTAYRCALGAIAAIAASGIGSAQSTRQSDVPKTEDETVELSPFVVSTEDDGGYRVDKTLVGSRTAKNVMDLPGSVSIINQQVISDLNAVEVHEVLQFGVAGVTQNQTINDDVNIRGFRTTFSLRDGVTKTSFKRNPMFDVERIEVIKGPGAMLIGNNSFLGGGVNFVTRQPSHRRSNDLHVTLSNNSYVRLQANTTGPLVDQKDFKLDYRLTLGLLNADTDREIENEDQKFVGGALTGYFGPNVIVMLNAYYFQDNGYFYWEDFLDFNTIQGTTKNPMAAKLNRYSTKSFSPGRSKDRFWENQDGFVNLTMLSKLTENANFRLAYFFNNLVDRRRHVRGITITADNHTLARQDIPVMIDGFSHSLQADFTHKLTAKAFTLDSTIGADANYQFTRQDQSVNTLPALDTANINNYPADDAYFAQKVAGAGLPNLSQNINRPESLSYYFQENLSLLKDRLMLVGGLRWFMPGGTNKNNVTGVVTDRPDKTFKTHKYGIVIRPIPAVSLYWTDSQNIFTQTGNTDRFQGNDQLGPPLSNQEGKMKEYGVKLDHKVSKSVSIYGSIAYYDMSLTHVRTFGVLPEGNPPGSIGAIESAADMADGWEYEFGLRHATDSGELNLIATYADGNSATAADPTLMAVDFVPKKESLMVRYGWNSGLLKGCAVGATYFDQSRKRNANFWIDFPATYNVFARYTWGKNWSAQLNLNNITDERYIVAIAANGLVQTEPGFDAKLAIRYTW
- a CDS encoding Gfo/Idh/MocA family oxidoreductase, translated to MPDTGAQPIRLAMLGMIPGNGHPYSWSAIINGYDRAAMARCPYAAIPGYLGAQPHDTVRIPSAQVTHLWTDDPREAPEVAAASLIPHIVAQPEDVIGQVDAVLISTDDGADHVRRARPFVEAGLPVFVDKPMATTIEELRQFIAWERAGARILSSSGLRYAPELAGFIADRASLGDLRWMSLATAKTWERYGIHVLEPAFVVLGPGFESVRLESRPGLEVAHLVHSSGVQVTLPVIHDGGGSFGAVQACGTAGLSQFRFTDTYAAFRGQLLAWIEFVRTGGSAYPFAHTIEMMCVIIAGIRSRAENSRRVAIDEIQELL
- a CDS encoding aldolase, with amino-acid sequence MKPRPSRVLRLIRSGQLPTVFKCNLSDPRVMEIIGLSDVDAVWLDNEHVPNDWITLENQIRASRLHDMDTLVRVGRGSYSDYIRPLEAGATGIIVPHVANEKEARQIVEWVRFHPIGKRALDGGNVDGNFCLTSMDDYIRASNEERIVILQIESPEALAEVDHIAAVPGFDALLFGPGDFSHRIGRVGHLDDPVVVDARKRVAAAAVKHGKFAMTAGLIAPLPELVAEGYRLIGIGADVVTLANGIKDRLKNVRGQIAALPPTLKPPASPYA